The following coding sequences lie in one Rutidosis leptorrhynchoides isolate AG116_Rl617_1_P2 chromosome 4, CSIRO_AGI_Rlap_v1, whole genome shotgun sequence genomic window:
- the LOC139840662 gene encoding uncharacterized mitochondrial protein AtMg00310-like, translated as MTFFLGGNYNDKKISWVKWKNVLLPFDAGGLNIGFLLYKNLALLGKWRWRFHTEPQSLWAKVIMSLYGPNGGFDVESSHRLFSSYTTWKEIVFVGKYLDNMGIPFSSSFVKIVGNGSSVSFWEDKWIGDGKLKDTFNRLYQLEAIKTASVQERVSRRGPEVTGQWNWVRPPSG; from the coding sequence ATGACTTTTTTTTTGGGCGGGAACTATAATGACAAAAAGATTTCATGGGTAAAATGGAAAAATGTTCTTTTGCCGTTTGATGCGGGAGGCCTAAACATTGGGTTTCTATTGTATAAAAATCTTGCTTTATTAGGGAAATGGAGATGGCGGTTTCATACCGAACCTCAATCATTATGGGCCAAAGTCATTATGAGCTTATATGGTCCAAATGGTGGGTTTGATGTGGAATCCTCTCATCGCCTTTTCTCTTCTTATACTACGTGGaaggaaattgtttttgtgggcaaATACTTGGATAATATGGGCATACCCTTCAGCTCATCTTTCGTGAAAATTGTGGGAAACGGATCGAGTGTGTCCTTCTGGGAAGACAAATGGATAGGTGATGGAAAGCTAAAAGACACATTCAACAGGCTGTACCAACTGGAAGCAATAAAGACGGCATCAGTTCAAGAAAGAGTGTCGAGACGCGGACCTGAAGTAACAGGGCAGTGGAACTGGGTTCGTCCCCCTTCAGGATGA
- the LOC139840663 gene encoding uncharacterized protein, with protein sequence MKILLCFERASGLRINFQKSSIIGVGVKDQEVQNVAARFKCQMEKLPFTYLGITIGSNMKKSKDWKLVIEKFNSRLSEWKARAISFGGRLTLVKSVLNSLPLYFFSQSIVLRRASLTN encoded by the coding sequence ATGAAGATTTTGTTGTGTTTCGAACGAGCTTCAGGGCTTCGAATTAACTTTCAAAAAAGCTCGATTATAGGTGTTGGGGTAAAAGATCAGGAGGTCCAAAATGTTGCAGCTCGGTTTAAATGTCAGATGGAAAAACTTCCATTTACCTATCTTGGGATAACTATCGGGTCTAATATGAAAAAATCAAAAGATTGGAAGCTCGTAATcgaaaaattcaactcgagattaTCGGAGTGGAAAGCAAGGGCGATTTCTTTTGGTGGAAGATTGACCTTAGTGAAGTCGGTTTTGAATAGTCTACCATTGTATTTTTTTTCTCAATCTATCGTGCTCCGTCGTGCGTCATTAACGAATTAG
- the LOC139839622 gene encoding long chain acyl-CoA synthetase 4-like isoform X2 yields MTSSKKFIVEVEPAIPAKDGKPSAGPVYRSVFAKHGFPAPVDGLDSCWDVFRLSVEKNPNNRMLGTREFVNGKHGAYVWLTYKQVYDKVIKVGNAIRACGVEPGGRCGIYGANCAEWIMSMEACNAHGLYCVPLYDTLGAGAIEFIICHAEVTIAFVEEKKIPELLKTFPTAGEYLKTIVSFGKVTPEQREQAENFGLIIHSWDDFLSMGDDKNFDLPLKKKTDICTIMYTSGTTGDPKGVLISNKNMTTLIAGVNGILDNTNVSLSQHDVYISFLPLAHIFDRLIEECFIFHGASIGFWRGDVKLLIEDIAELKPTIFCAVPRVLDRIYSGLQQKISAGGFLKRSFFNLAYAHKLSNMKGGKSHSEASPLSDKIVFSKVKEGLGGKVRLIVSGAAPLAPHVEAYLKVVTCSHVLQGYVGPPVPNLDARLESVPEMNYDACSSKPQGEICIRGDVLFSGYHKREDLTKEVLVDGWFHTGDIGEWQPDGSMKIIDRKKNIFKLSQGEYVAVENLENVYGNVSDIDAVWIYGNSFEFCLVAVVNPNKAAVEHYAEAHNISGDFDSLCENPKIKEYILGELTRVGKEKKLKGFEFVKAVHLDPVPFDMERDLLTPTFKKKRPQMLKYYQDIIDNMYKTINKK; encoded by the exons ATGACGTCGTCAAAGAAGTTTATAGTTGAAGTTGAACCGGCGATTCCGGCCAAAGATGGAAAACCGTCGGCTGGACCGGTTTATCGTAGTGTCTTTGCCAAACACGGTTTTCCAGCTCCTGTTGACGGTTTAGATTCCTGCTGGGATGTTTTCCG CCTATCTGTGGAGAAAAACCCCAATAATCGAATGCTTGGCACCCGTGAATTTGTTAACGGAAAG CATGGAGCATACGTATGGTTGACATACAAACAAGTTTATGACAAGGTGATAAAGGTTGGAAATGCTATCCGTGCGTGTGGTGTCGAACCT GGTGGTCGGTGTGGAATCTATGGTGCCAATTGTGCAGAATGGATTATGAGCATGGAG GCATGTAATGCTCATGGGCTTTACTGTGTTCCTTTATATGATACCTTAG GTGCTGGTGCAATTGAATTCATTATATGCCATGCCGAGGTTACAATTGCTTTTGTTGAAGAGAAAAAGATCCCTGAG TTGTTAAAAACATTTCCGACAGCTGGAGAATATCTTAAAA CAATTGTAAGCTTTGGTAAAGTTACTCCTGAACAAAGAGAACAAGCAGAAAATTTCGGTTTGATAATACATTCTTGGGATGATTTCTTGTCAATG GGTGATGATAAAAACTTTGACCTGCCATTGAAGAAAAAAACCGACATTTGTACGATAATGTACACTAGTGGAACAACTGGTGATCCTAAGGGTGTTTTAATTTCAAATAAAAACATGACAACACTTATAGCTGGGGTCAATGGTATACTAGATAATACAAATGTGTCG TTAAGTCAACATGATGTCTATATCTCGTTTCTACCTCTAGCACATATATTTGACCGGTTGATAGAAGAATGTTTTATCTTTCATGGAGCATCTATAGGATTCTGGCGTGGG gatGTTAAATTGCTGATTGAAGACATTGCGGAGCTGAAACCTACTATTTTTTGTGCAGTTCCTCGAGTGCTGGATAGGATTTATTCAG gttTACAACAGAAAATTTCTGCCGGGGGTTTTCTCAAACGTAGCTTTTTTAATCTAGCTTATGCACA CAAGTTAAGTAATATGAAGGGTGGGAAATCACATTCAGAGGCATCTCCATTAAGTGACAAAATTGTCTTCAGTAAG GTTAAAGAGGGCCTAGGAGGGAAAGTACGACTTATTGTATCTGGGGCTGCTCCATTAGCTCCTCATGTAGAAGCATACCTGAAAGTAGTGACATGTAGTCACGTTCTTCAAGGATACG TTGGCCCCCCAGTACCAAATCTAGATGCCCGACTTGAGTCTGTTCCGGAGATGAACTACGACGCTTGTTCAAGTAAACCGCAAGGAGAAATATGTATTAGAGGGGATGTTCTGTTTTCAGGATACCATAAACGTGAGGACCTTACAAAAGAAGTCCTCGTTGATGGATGGTTTCATACAG GTGATATTGGTGAGTGGCAACCAGATGGAAGCATGAAAATTATTGACCGAAAGAAAAACATTTTCAAGCTTTCGCAAGGAGAGTACGTGGCGGTTGAAAATCTCGAGAATGTTTATGGAAATGTTTCTGACATCGATGCAGTATGGATATACGGGAACAGCTTCGAGTTTTGTCTTGTTGCTGTGGTCAACCCAAATAAGGCGGCAGTCGAACATTATGCTGAAGCACATAATATTTCTGGGGATTTTGATTCGCTATGTGAAAATCCTAAAATCAAAGAATACATACTCGGAGAGCTCACTAgagttggaaaagagaaaaaa TTAAAAGGTTTTGAATTCGTCAAAGCTGTTCACCTTGACCCTGTTCCTTTTGACATGGAACGTGACCTTTTGACCCCAACTTTCAAGAAGAAAAGGCCCCAGATGCTTAAATACTACCAG GATATAATTGATAACATGTACAAGACTATTAACAAGAAGTGA
- the LOC139839622 gene encoding long chain acyl-CoA synthetase 4-like isoform X1 yields the protein MTSSKKFIVEVEPAIPAKDGKPSAGPVYRSVFAKHGFPAPVDGLDSCWDVFRLSVEKNPNNRMLGTREFVNGKHGAYVWLTYKQVYDKVIKVGNAIRACGVEPGGRCGIYGANCAEWIMSMEACNAHGLYCVPLYDTLGAGAIEFIICHAEVTIAFVEEKKIPELLKTFPTAGEYLKTIVSFGKVTPEQREQAENFGLIIHSWDDFLSMGDDKNFDLPLKKKTDICTIMYTSGTTGDPKGVLISNKNMTTLIAGVNGILDNTNVSLSQHDVYISFLPLAHIFDRLIEECFIFHGASIGFWRGDVKLLIEDIAELKPTIFCAVPRVLDRIYSGLQQKISAGGFLKRSFFNLAYAHKLSNMKGGKSHSEASPLSDKIVFSKVKEGLGGKVRLIVSGAAPLAPHVEAYLKVVTCSHVLQGYGLTETCAGSFISLPNEMGMLGTVGPPVPNLDARLESVPEMNYDACSSKPQGEICIRGDVLFSGYHKREDLTKEVLVDGWFHTGDIGEWQPDGSMKIIDRKKNIFKLSQGEYVAVENLENVYGNVSDIDAVWIYGNSFEFCLVAVVNPNKAAVEHYAEAHNISGDFDSLCENPKIKEYILGELTRVGKEKKLKGFEFVKAVHLDPVPFDMERDLLTPTFKKKRPQMLKYYQDIIDNMYKTINKK from the exons ATGACGTCGTCAAAGAAGTTTATAGTTGAAGTTGAACCGGCGATTCCGGCCAAAGATGGAAAACCGTCGGCTGGACCGGTTTATCGTAGTGTCTTTGCCAAACACGGTTTTCCAGCTCCTGTTGACGGTTTAGATTCCTGCTGGGATGTTTTCCG CCTATCTGTGGAGAAAAACCCCAATAATCGAATGCTTGGCACCCGTGAATTTGTTAACGGAAAG CATGGAGCATACGTATGGTTGACATACAAACAAGTTTATGACAAGGTGATAAAGGTTGGAAATGCTATCCGTGCGTGTGGTGTCGAACCT GGTGGTCGGTGTGGAATCTATGGTGCCAATTGTGCAGAATGGATTATGAGCATGGAG GCATGTAATGCTCATGGGCTTTACTGTGTTCCTTTATATGATACCTTAG GTGCTGGTGCAATTGAATTCATTATATGCCATGCCGAGGTTACAATTGCTTTTGTTGAAGAGAAAAAGATCCCTGAG TTGTTAAAAACATTTCCGACAGCTGGAGAATATCTTAAAA CAATTGTAAGCTTTGGTAAAGTTACTCCTGAACAAAGAGAACAAGCAGAAAATTTCGGTTTGATAATACATTCTTGGGATGATTTCTTGTCAATG GGTGATGATAAAAACTTTGACCTGCCATTGAAGAAAAAAACCGACATTTGTACGATAATGTACACTAGTGGAACAACTGGTGATCCTAAGGGTGTTTTAATTTCAAATAAAAACATGACAACACTTATAGCTGGGGTCAATGGTATACTAGATAATACAAATGTGTCG TTAAGTCAACATGATGTCTATATCTCGTTTCTACCTCTAGCACATATATTTGACCGGTTGATAGAAGAATGTTTTATCTTTCATGGAGCATCTATAGGATTCTGGCGTGGG gatGTTAAATTGCTGATTGAAGACATTGCGGAGCTGAAACCTACTATTTTTTGTGCAGTTCCTCGAGTGCTGGATAGGATTTATTCAG gttTACAACAGAAAATTTCTGCCGGGGGTTTTCTCAAACGTAGCTTTTTTAATCTAGCTTATGCACA CAAGTTAAGTAATATGAAGGGTGGGAAATCACATTCAGAGGCATCTCCATTAAGTGACAAAATTGTCTTCAGTAAG GTTAAAGAGGGCCTAGGAGGGAAAGTACGACTTATTGTATCTGGGGCTGCTCCATTAGCTCCTCATGTAGAAGCATACCTGAAAGTAGTGACATGTAGTCACGTTCTTCAAGGATACG GCCTGACAGAAACTTGTGCTGGATCATTTATCTCGCTACCAAACGAAATGGGTATGCTGGGTACAGTTGGCCCCCCAGTACCAAATCTAGATGCCCGACTTGAGTCTGTTCCGGAGATGAACTACGACGCTTGTTCAAGTAAACCGCAAGGAGAAATATGTATTAGAGGGGATGTTCTGTTTTCAGGATACCATAAACGTGAGGACCTTACAAAAGAAGTCCTCGTTGATGGATGGTTTCATACAG GTGATATTGGTGAGTGGCAACCAGATGGAAGCATGAAAATTATTGACCGAAAGAAAAACATTTTCAAGCTTTCGCAAGGAGAGTACGTGGCGGTTGAAAATCTCGAGAATGTTTATGGAAATGTTTCTGACATCGATGCAGTATGGATATACGGGAACAGCTTCGAGTTTTGTCTTGTTGCTGTGGTCAACCCAAATAAGGCGGCAGTCGAACATTATGCTGAAGCACATAATATTTCTGGGGATTTTGATTCGCTATGTGAAAATCCTAAAATCAAAGAATACATACTCGGAGAGCTCACTAgagttggaaaagagaaaaaa TTAAAAGGTTTTGAATTCGTCAAAGCTGTTCACCTTGACCCTGTTCCTTTTGACATGGAACGTGACCTTTTGACCCCAACTTTCAAGAAGAAAAGGCCCCAGATGCTTAAATACTACCAG GATATAATTGATAACATGTACAAGACTATTAACAAGAAGTGA